The window CGTCCTCCAATTCAATGCTTGTCTAACGGTGCGCAGGAGCGGAGGGCATCCGTCAGCTCTCTGCGCTTGCGGCGCGCGATGACCGCATGTCGAGCTTTCGTGCGGTGCTGCGATTGTGCGTGAGCAGACACCCGTTTCGAAGGGCGCCACGACCAGTTCCCGCTTCGCGTTAGGATTGGAACATGCGCGAGGATTCCATTACGCCGTAGCGCCTTTGCGCGCATATTGAGTTGGAATACGACCGCTCCCATGGAACGCGCAACAAAAAAGCTCGCAGGTCGCCCAGCGACCTGCGAGCTTCGCAAGGTTGGAATCGTACGTGTCGAACTCAGCCGTTCGCACGCCGCCGCCGCGATTGGAGGAGGCCCAAGACCGCTAGGGCGGCGAGGCCCAAGGCAGCCGGCTCCGGCACCGCGGCGATGGCTTCGAGGGCCATCCCGCCGACGTTCAAAAGACCCGTGCCCGACAACAGCGGCGTGGTGAACGCCGCCCCCGACCCGGGCGCCCCCCAGATGCCGGTTTGCATCGTCGTGCCGTTGATGATCAGGCCGCCGACGATGTCGGTCCCGGCGAAGTTGAGGTTGAGCACCCCGCCGGTCAGAAGCTCCACGACCGACGAATCCGTGAGAACCGGGTTGGTGACGCTCAGGATCCCTTCCCGCACGATCGTCCGGCCGGTGTAGGTGTTGGCGCCAGAGAGGACCCACTTGCCCGAGCCGGTCTTCTCGACTGTCACGACGCTGCCGGCCGCCGAGTTGCCGATCGCCGAGGCGATCGTGTTGTCGGCCGTGTTCGTGCCAGACAACGTGAACGTGCGTGGGACGGCGCCATAGACGATCGTGGCGGGTTTGTAGATCCCCAGGACGGTATTCTGGCTGAGTCCCACCTGGGTCCCGTCGATCCCGGTAACGGTCGTCCCGGCCACGATGCAGTTCGTGCCGCCGGGACCGCAGCCAGTGGTCAAGCCGGCGCTGGTCGGCGGGCCCGGATCGCTTACTGGCATGCCGATAATGATGTCGGTCGTGTCGGCGACGTCGTAAATGACGTTCGGGTTCTGCTGGAGATCGTTCAACAGCCCATAGCGGCTGGCCGCATCGGCGGCGCCGACCAGACCCGTGTTTGAGAACACGACGGCCCCGGTCCCGGAGGAATCGATCGTTCCGCCCCCGGTGCCGATCGTAAATAGGCGATTCGTCGTGTCGCCCGTACCGACGTATTTGAGCGTCCCCCCCTGGATGTACAGGTTGGCCGCATCGCTGCTGGCGGCGCCGATGCTGCTTGCCGCGCCGCCGTTGGCCAGATCGTCGACCACCAGCGTCGGAGCGACCTGCTTGTAATACAGCGAACTGATGTTGCCCGCGTTGTCCGCGGCGGCACGATCCTGATTCGTCGAGGCGTACTTCGTCATGATCCGGGTGGCCCCGGTGTAGGTGTTGTCGCCCAAGAGTTCGACGGTTCCGCCGTTACGAATCTCGACGGCGTTGTTGCCGCTGAGCTGGGCGTTCGGCAACGTCAGCTTGCCGGTCCCGCCGCCCAAGCCGTACGTCGAATTGGCCGGAACGATCGTGCCCGTAAAGGTCATTCCGGCGGCAGGCGCTGCGGCGGTCATCTTGCCGGCGTTATTGAGCGTGGTCGTGAAGTCGATCGTTGCCGCGGCGTCGCTCGGAGCCAACATCAGGCCGCCCGTACTCGTCGGGGCAATCTTGGCGTTTAGTGCCGAGTTGTTGGCCACCCCGGTGTCGACGCCGACGGCGCCGCCAGTGGACCGGATGAGACCGCCCCCGACGTTCAGCGAGTCATTGGTCGCGTAGTGGACCTGACCCATGTTGACAACCATGGCTCCGCCATGATTCACGCCGTTAGCGGCCGTGTTGAATCGTAGCGTCCCGGTCCCCGTCTTGACAATCGAGCGAGGCTCGCCCGTTCCTAGACTCGGATCGGCGTCCTGAATCGTTCCCGAGATGACGGTCGTGCCTGTCCCGTCAAACACCAATCGACGATCTAATGCGTCAAACGGGTCCTCCCAAATATTCACTGTCCCGGAGAATTCAAGCGACTTGTCGGGAGCGATAAGATTGACGATGCCGCGATTGTTCGTCTGGGTGATCGTACCGGTCATCTTGACGGAGTGCTCGCCCTTGAACGTCTGAAACTGGGCGATGACCATATTGTTGGCAATGACCAACTGTCCCTGCTCGTTCAGACCTCCGCCGCCGGCGACGAGGTTGTAACCGAATTGGTTGGCCGGGCCGACCTGCCGGATTGTGCCTGTGCCGAGTGCAGCGCCATTGTTCAAAACGATGTTGGATCGGCTGAATCGCACGCTG of the Pirellulales bacterium genome contains:
- a CDS encoding autotransporter-associated beta strand repeat-containing protein — encoded protein: MRKAAGVAGWSSFAIALGALLPTASAQLTEFTYSGGTGAQAWQSAANWGGSGFPNDPNHVANLSTALGGSLSIDVGSTGNDVTVAGIKIGGTSGAVTTNITSSGAMLRIQNDFVQALANADFSNNGIVDGADFLIWQRNLGATNQENSFGGDADLNTVVEAADLVIWKDNYGLSANGLNSGRGQIITSNVAGSINQISAPVRLVNELVDVLGQSNLTISGAISFQNVNPQTNVLDSSISNTSAGITTTLSGPINLRNQDMNTAGLLGLNTSGAATGTLIVDGVMSDEGAGSGIQIGIPGNGVPLPLNTVIINQANTLSGSVRFSRSNIVLNNGAALGTGTIRQVGPANQFGYNLVAGGGGLNEQGQLVIANNMVIAQFQTFKGEHSVKMTGTITQTNNRGIVNLIAPDKSLEFSGTVNIWEDPFDALDRRLVFDGTGTTVISGTIQDADPSLGTGEPRSIVKTGTGTLRFNTAANGVNHGGAMVVNMGQVHYATNDSLNVGGGLIRSTGGAVGVDTGVANNSALNAKIAPTSTGGLMLAPSDAAATIDFTTTLNNAGKMTAAAPAAGMTFTGTIVPANSTYGLGGGTGKLTLPNAQLSGNNAVEIRNGGTVELLGDNTYTGATRIMTKYASTNQDRAAADNAGNISSLYYKQVAPTLVVDDLANGGAASSIGAASSDAANLYIQGGTLKYVGTGDTTNRLFTIGTGGGTIDSSGTGAVVFSNTGLVGAADAASRYGLLNDLQQNPNVIYDVADTTDIIIGMPVSDPGPPTSAGLTTGCGPGGTNCIVAGTTVTGIDGTQVGLSQNTVLGIYKPATIVYGAVPRTFTLSGTNTADNTIASAIGNSAAGSVVTVEKTGSGKWVLSGANTYTGRTIVREGILSVTNPVLTDSSVVELLTGGVLNLNFAGTDIVGGLIINGTTMQTGIWGAPGSGAAFTTPLLSGTGLLNVGGMALEAIAAVPEPAALGLAALAVLGLLQSRRRRANG